In Cicer arietinum cultivar CDC Frontier isolate Library 1 chromosome 7, Cicar.CDCFrontier_v2.0, whole genome shotgun sequence, a single window of DNA contains:
- the LOC101506952 gene encoding uncharacterized protein — MWMILSSSPQTPQIHDSITPLRRGYNLQVKSTRTRITFPFNFKLKCHQQSSLKPKTQDDGIPIEDVKTLAKFKSRHNYIRVLEVSRKADHPFRGSRLLLLDTPGNIHSISFLFKTLTDTYFDVFATLPPIIPPGPIAVLGFGAGSTAHIILELYPDAVVHGWELDPSVIEVAREYFNLAKLERENQHKLFVYVGNALTATLEGGFSGIFVDLFSKGSLIPELQEPATWEKLRTCLKKGGRIMVNVGGSCVEAENKFRDGKVVMEETLKAMKMVFGEKLFVLRLGNRGDDSSLALTGDFPKSDSWKNALPSSLRCYVDLWTPYSG; from the coding sequence ATGTGGATGATCCTTTCTTCCTCCCCTCAAACACCACAAATTCACGATTCAATCACGCCACTAAGGCGTGGATATAATCTCCAAGTCAAATCCACAAGAACAAGAATCACCTTCCCTTTCAATTTCAAACTAAAATGCCACCAACAATCCTCtcttaaacccaaaacccaagaCGATGGAATTCCCATCGAAGACGTAAAAACGCTAGCAAAATTTAAGTCGCGTCATAACTACATTCGTGTTCTAGAAGTTTCTAGAAAAGCAGACCACCCATTCCGTGGTTCACGGCTTCTCCTCCTCGATACACCCGGAAACATCCACAGCATTTCCTTCCTTTTCAAAACCCTAACCGATACTTACTTCGACGTCTTCGCCACTCTCCCTCCGATCATACCTCCGGGACCTATCGCCGTCCTCGGATTCGGCGCCGGCTCCACCGCCCACATTATCCTCGAACTTTACCCCGACGCGGTGGTTCACGGCTGGGAACTCGATCCCTCCGTGATCGAAGTTGCGAGAGAGTATTTCAACCTTGCAAAGCTTGAGAGGGAAAATCAACATAAGCTTTTTGTCTACGTCGGAAACGCATTGACGGCGACTTTGGAAGGTGGATTTTCAGGGATTTTTGTGGATTTATTCTCGAAGGGGAGTTTGATACCGGAGCTTCAGGAACCTGCCACGTGGGAGAAGCTTCGCACGTGTTTGAAGAAAGGTGGGAGGATAATGGTGAATGTTGGAGGGAGTTGCGTGGAGGCTGAGAATAAGTTTAGAGATGGGAAGGTTGTGATGGAAGAGACGTTGAAAGCCATGAAAATGGTTTTTGGGGAGAAGCTTTTTGTTCTAAGACTTGGGAATCGTGGAGATGATAGTTCTCTTGCTCTTACTGGTGATTTTCCTAAAAGTGATTCGTGGAAGAACGCGCTACCATCTTCGTTGAGATGTTACGTTGATTTATGGACACCTTATTCTGGTTAG